ttacaCACGAATCATCTAGGATCTTAAAACACAGATACTGATTCACTAGGTCTGGGGCagggcctgagagtctgcatttctaataagcatCCAGGTAATGCCGGTGCTGCTGGTCTGCCACCACACTTTTGAGAagaaaaccctaaaggacagCAGAACTGCACCACTAGCCCTGGTCCCTGTACGACTTTGTGGAGCAAAGCCCCCTACCCACATAGAACTGTtttatgagggaaaaaaattaacttctATTTGGTTGAGTCACTGCATTTTCTGGTCTCTGTCACAGCAGTTTAGGCTTCACCCTAACACAGCTAAGTACAGAATTCTAGATTGGAAATTACTTTCTCCAGAAACGGTGAAGGCACTGCTCCACTCACTGACTTGTAGCATGGATTGCTGTTATTAAGAGGCCCGGAGCCATTCTGATTGCCAGTCCTGAGCATGTAGTCTGTTTTCTCTCTGGAAGCTTTTTAAAGACCTCTCTCTTTGAGCCTAGTGTCTGGTATTTCATGATTTGCCTTGGTGTAggcctattctcctctattacaTTGGGTACTTCGTGGGCCCTTTTAATCTGGAAGCCAAAGTCCTTCCATTCTTTGAAACACTCATGAATTCTTCATGTGATTTCTTCTCCttcattttctctgttctctccTTCTGGAATTTAAACCTCCTGGAGAGATTCtctaattttcttatctttttcctCCGGTATGCTATCTTTGTCTTCCGCTTTACTTGCTAGGAAAGTCCTCAATTGCTCTTCTAGCTCTTCTGCCAGACTTTTCATTCCTGCCCTCAAGGCATTATTTTTCAAGTGTGCTTTTTTGTATTCAACCCCTTTTTACAGTATTTCTTTTCTAAGAGCTTCgataatttctttgttttttttaaagttttaccctatattgtctgaaaaaaaaaaaaaaaaacccatcgccctactccaactcataacaatcctataggacagaggagaactgccccatagggtttccaaggctataatctttacggaagcagaatgtcacatccttctcccatgggacagctggtgggtttgtctAAGGTGggttttttcccatttaatatgCTTTCCGTCTCATTAGAAGGTTTCTTCGGGTATCTAGAAATCCTTTGTTGTCTGTAAGGTGTTAAGAAGTTGACTCAAAGTTCATGTACATAGTTTGGACTTTCCAACTGTGGGTTTCAGGATGGCGTGATCTTTTTTCTTGGGGAATCCCTGATGTTAACATCCTTAAGTCTTTCCTCTGACCAGTCAAATTCCCCAGAGAAGAATCTTCCAGTCTCCTGCCTGGGAAGTATAAGCCTAGTTGCCAGGGTTCTTGAAACCATAACTcagtatgtaaactttcacttgatcTCTACTTTCAGTACAGTATTCTTGCCCTCAACGGGGCCCAGTGCCCTCCAGACCAAAGACTTTCTGTTTTCTACCTCGAACAAAGAAACCTCCAGTATTCTGATGAGTGAGGGGTGAGTAGTTACACAGATAAGTGAAGTCAAGGAGGAGATCTGGGGGTGTAACTACTTCAGATAATCCTAACTTTAGTACCACCTTCACCCCAGATTTACGTGATACCACTAATTTAAGGGTAACTTAGGCTGCTGTAGGCTTTCGTCACTGCTGGCTTAGTGACCCACTTCACTGCCAAatcagttaccacttatctattttccaGCTTCTCTTGAAAGTTTTGCTGTTAATCCCTCTCCCTGTTTAACATCTCTTTATTGTCATTTTATCAAGATTTAGAGGGGTGAAGTTAAACACTAGTTCCAACAAGTTTGACTGAAAAAGTCCCCATTCATCTTTGTGTAAACTGGCTTTATTCTTGACGATTTTCCATAAGTTGTCAAGAATGACCTTTCCAAAAAACTAAATGTGGTGGTAACACACTTCTTACAATACTTCGAAGGCGCCCAAATGCCTTCAGAATACAATCCAGATTCCTTAGCTTGCAAGCCTTTTCCTGACCTGGCTCGCCCTCCAGACCCAATGCTGTCCCACCTAACCACCACTGTACCTCATTCACTCTAGTCAAACTGAATCCCTTGATGCTGTACCCCAAATGAGCTAGGCCCCTTCACAGCACGACAGACCTGCCTATGCTGTTTACCTTTTCCACTCCAACCTCTCACCCACCTagctaataccaaaaaaaaaaaaaataccaaccctttaaaaattcagttcaaGCAGCGCTTTCTCCGAGAATCCTTTTCCTGGACAGAGTTATAGGCCTCTTCTCTGTGCTCCTGGCCATACACTCTAGGCGTATCTCCATCAAAGCATCCAACCCACTGTCACATGAAATCTATCTCATTCAACTTTGCATCCTCAGAGCCCAGTACATAATAAGCAACCTGaaacagaaagggaagaaggcTGGAATATGAGAACATATTGATAATCTGTTTCAGCTGGGCTCACGGTCAGAGTTGAAGCGCTGGGGCAATAATGTAACATTTACCAACCCAAGCTTTCCCTGGTCCTGACTATGGCGGAGCAGGGTGGGCAGGCAGACGAACATCCCAAAGCTCCCACCATCATCACCCAATACCCAGCAGAGACTTAATAAGTTTttgtagaagaaattaaatatAGTACACAAAACACTGTCGTGAAGATTGACAGGCCTGAATGGCTTCAGGCGGAGGAATACTTCGATACCGCCTCTTACCACACAGGTGGTCCCGGGCTGGAGGGGCAGACCAGAACAACCCCACGAGACTCTGGGAGTCGTAGTTCACCAGGTGGACCGAGAAAAAGTAAGACCGCGCCGAGCATCCTGGGAATTGTAGTGCCAGCTAGAGCGCACTCCCTGCGCAGGCGCAAACCGTCGGGCCGCTTCCGGGCTCAAGCGTCGCAGTTCGCAGGAGGAAATCCTGTGGCTTCCCAGAATGATAATGGCCACCTACAGCCTGGCGAACGAGCGACTACGCGCCCTGGAAGACATCGAACGGGAAATCGGCGCCGTTCTTCAAAATGCAGGTTCGAGATGCTATGACCGGACGGCACATGCGCCGACTAGAGACTAGGAGCAGGGTGGGCGGGATCTTAAGTCCTTGAGCGGCCAATGTATGGGGGGCTGGGGAGTGGGAGGGACTGGCCTCGGGGCGGGGCTATACCAGCAGTCTCCTGGTAGCCCCGCCCCGTCTCCACCCTGCAGGTACCGTGATCCTGGAACTGTCTAAAGAAAAAACCAATGAGCGACTCCTGGACCGGCAGGCGGCGGCCTTCACGGCTTCGGTCCAACACGTGGAGGCAGAGCTGTCAGCTCAGATCCGCTACCTCACCCAGGTGCGTGTGTCGTAGGAGGTGCCATGAGCAGGCCCTGGCTCTCAGCTTCAGCCTTTTGAGTCCGAGGAGAAGCTTTGGCCTCTGGcgtggggcaggaccaggcctcCCAAGCTCGCCCCACACATAATCGGGCCTGATGACACAGGGCATGCTTCTTCCTCTGAAAGGAAAGATTTAAAGGCAGGCCTGCCTACCTCACCGGATTGTATCTCATGACTCACTGGATGGGGAAGTTCCCCGTCCAAAAAATGCTGGAAGCCACTGGACTTTGTCCTTAGAAACTTGGCCTGATTTCAGCATGAGGCAGGTTCTGAAGTCATTAGTAAATTCTTCCGTGTACCAGACACAGCACTATCTTACATAAGCCTACAACAActtcgttgttagttgccttgagtctgttcagactcatggtgactccattgtGCAGAGAGCTGTTGcaaagggttttcaaagctatgacctttcagaagaagataatCAGGACTGTTTtcccagaagcctctgggtggtctcaaacctccaacctttcagaccTTCACCCACaacaactctgttgttgttgttgtcaggtgccgttgagtcagttccgactcatagcaaccctatggacaacagaatgaaacactgcccggtcctgtgccatccttacaatcgttatgcttgagcccattgttgcagccactgtgtcaattcaccttgttgagggtcttcctctcttccgctgaccctgtactttgccaagcatgatgtccttctccagagactgatccctctggacaacatgtccaaagtatgtaagacacagtcttgctctcctctcttctaaggagcactctggttgtacttcttccaagacagatttattcattcttctggcagtccatgggttatttaatattcttcgccaacaccacaattcaaaggcatcaattcttcggtcttccttatttattgtccagctttcacatgcatatgatggaactgaaaataccatggattgggtcaggtgcaccttagccttcagggtgacatctttgctcttcaacactttaaagaggtcttttacagcagatttacccaatgcaacgtgtcttgatttcttgactgctgcttccgtggctgttgattgtggatcctggtaacatgaaatccttgataacttcagtcttttctccatttatcatgatgatgctcattggtccagttgtgaggatttttgttttctttaggttgaggtgcaatccatactgaaggctgtggtctttgatcttcattagtaagtgcttcaagtcctcttcactttcagcaagcaaggttgtgccatctgcatattgcaggttcttaatgagtcttcctccaatcctgatgccccgtccttcttcatatagtccagcttcttggattatttgctcagcatacagattgaataggtatgatgaaaggatacaaccctgacgtacacctttcctgactttaagccaatcagtatccccttgttctgtctgaacaactgcctcttgatctatgtaaaggtccctcatggcacagttaagtgtcctggaattcccttatgccatcaagtcaattggaGACACATAGTGACggacagaacagccccatagggttttctaggctcttatctttacataagcaaatcaccaggtctttctcccgcagagccactgtgtggattcaaactgccaaccttttggttagcagctgagcacttaacctttgtgccaccaggctccttacaaCAATTCTAGAAAGCAGTTATTGCcacccccattttatggatgaggttatcagaagttaagtgatttgccctAGGTCACCGAGCTACCATGTGACATAACTGGGATTCAGACTCAGAGGAAATGAGAAGAGAGACCTAATGCCTGGCTGAGAGGGGATGGGTAAGGGAGAGAGTGCCCCACTGATGAGTCTAACTGTCCTGTAGGTGGCCACAGGGCAGCCCCATGAGGGCTCCAGCTACTCTTCGAGGAAGGACTGTCAGATGGCCCTGAAGAGAGTGGACTATGCCCGCCTCAAGCTCAGTGATGTGGCCCGCACCTGTGAGCAGATGCTGGAAAACTAGGCCAGGCAGGTGAAGCAAAAGCTTGGAGGGAGACCACCACCTGCACCCAGGACAGAAGCTGGAGACCTGAAGGGATGAGGAGCGCAGGCTGATGCATAATGCCCTGCTGGTCAGGGTACACTAGGACAAAGGGGTAAAAGGTGGCAACCCTACCCACGACTGTGCTCTGGCTCCTCCAGCAGGGAGCTCCTGCTCTGCACTTCACATGACTGCCAACAGCAAGTTCAGAGGGCAGATTGAGATTTAGACACCCTACCCACTTCCTCAGACATGTCCCTGCCCCAGACTTCCTGCAGACTTGGCCCAGTGAAGTCACATTCTTCTTTGTTGGGAAAAACAGGAACTAAGAgttttaataataaaagtaataaaaacaaaatgagactcttCATTGGGGCATGCAAGGGATTATGGAAGTGAAACCAGCCTGTGTGATGTCAGCAGCACaatagaaagggaaggaaggtggGAAAGCCCAGGCCTTTGCTGTGGAGCCTGGGACAGGGAAAGGGAAAGGACTGAGGTCGGGGAGGAGTGGATGGTGTAGTGTGAGGAGAGATTTGGTACAAGAGGGAACCATCAACAGAGAAACCAAGCCAGGAATCATGGTAGAAGAGCAAGGTCTTAGGCCAATGTCTACAGAAAGAAGAATTTATtcttacaaaaataatttttagtagTTAACACACAGAATTTGTCCAAGATATGGTTACAGTGTAACGGGAATTTTACATATAGAACTTGGGGGGGGTTCTGAGAGGGGGCAGCAGCTGATTAtccactcattaaaaaaaaccaacccattgctgtcaagtcgattccagctcataacgaccctataggacagagtagaacggtcccatatggtttccaaggagcaccctttggttagcagctgtagaacttactacaccaccagggtttcagtaaACATTAACAAATATACatagagtgcctactatgtgccacatTGTTCGAGTGCACTGTATACATATACTAGAAAAAGCACAGTCTGCCATTACAGAGCTTCCGTTCTCAGAGGAGTCGGGTTTAGGTGTTGGAGTCTGGTGCCACTGGTTTGTAATGGAACTGCAAATCTGGAAGGGATAAAGAGGTTGGAAGATGACCTCTGAGATCAAGGGGAATTGGCTGAGGGAGGGACAGTAGCTTGAACTGGGGGATCAGATTCTAAGGCCTTACCCCCATGACCTGGTATGcagcaaaccaaaacctgttgccatcaagtcgattccaactcctagcaaccctataggacagagtagaactgaaccataagatttccaaggcggtaaatctttacagaatctgccacatctttttccccgtggagtggctggtgggttcaaactgctgacctttcggttagcaggcaagcacttaatcactgtgccaccagggctccttctggtacacagtaggtgctcaataaagattTGTGAATTGAATGAACGGCCCCATCTTCCTCCACAGCTCCATCTCCCACTAGCCTACTCTAGCTGCCATTTCCTCCTAGATATTTTCCAAGCACTGCTGTCTGGGCCCTTAGTGGCTTCCCTCCTTCTCCACTGTGTAGCTTCTGGTTGAGTCATCCTTCAAGGCCTATGGTTCATGGTGCAGACAGCCTTAATATTTGTCTGCCTAGGTCAGCCACCTGGGAGTTACTGGGACAGGACCCCTGACAGGGAGGGTCTGGACTCCTGGGGGAGGGTGTCTGAGGTCCCCTTTACCTGGATAGTACAGCCTTGACTGCTCCCTCCTCCTCTTGCAGAGCACATAGAGGAGGACTGCAATGAGAATGAACGTGATGGCCAGGAGGGACAGCACCGGCACCATGGCTGACATCCCACCTGGAGGACCCACATTGTCTTCCAGCTGCTTCTGGTTCTCCCCAGCCTCAACTCCCAGAGTGGTGGCTTCACTGCAGTAGGTGAGACCTCTGTCCGAGGTTGGTGCTGCTGCTGGAAGGGAGGGCTGCTGGGTGGACTGCAGAGTGGATGGCAGGTATGTCAGGGCAGGCGTGCCCAAGTCTGAAGGTGCTTCATCTGTGGGCTCAGGAACCTGAGTTCTGAGGGGAGGTAAATGCTTCTGGCGGGCCTGACTTTCCCAGAGAGGACGTCCACATTCTGGAGAGGCAAGAAAGAAGGAATCAGAGATACCAGGCACAAGGTGAAGAAGCAAATAGAAGGGTAGTGAGTCAGGGAGAACATCAAGGGGACAGGTGAAGGCCAGGAGAAGAGCGGAAAGGTGGAGGACAAAGTCAGCAAACCGCAGGACTGAACCACAAACCACTGAACCATGAACAGAATAACCAGAAACCAAGAACAAGTGTACCTTCTGAACTGGTAAGTCAGGAGACCTGGTTTGAACCTTGGCTCTGCTACAAAGTAGCTGTGAGACCTTATGCTTGTCTGTTAACCTCTCTGGAACTCATTTTTTCAGCTATAAAGTGAGGATAATTTTAGTACTAAGGCCCAAGGTAGTTGagggaattaaatgagataaaataggTTTGCATAGTCAAAAGGGTAGTATGCATACATACCATTAACACTAGGTGGGATGTGGGAAACTTTAGGTGGGCCATGAAAGAACGTTTTATATTTTAATGGTTGTGTGTTTATGAGAAAGATACAACTGGCACGTCAAAATTTGTGATTTCATGGCTGTTAGTGCTTAGGACAAGTTGCTATTTAAGTTTTTCAACAGTGACTTCTATACACTCAAGATTTTTTCATTGCATTGCATATAAAttttacctcaaaagaaaaaaaggaaccgTACAATACTGAACTCTAGTTAATAATACACATGCTAAGTGTTTTTGGATGAAGTATTGTAATGCCTGCAACTAATTTTGAAATGTATCAAAAAATAAGATGAAATGATGATGGACAGATAGATAGAGGTGGAATACaacaagtttgttgttgttaggtgtcatcgagtcggttccagctcatagcgcgaccttatgggacagaatagaactgtccccggAGGGTTTctgaggaacggctggtggatttgaactgccaaccttttggttagcagctgagctcttaacgactacaccaccagggctccaaagcaagTTTAGTAAAATGTTAACTGTAAAATCTAGGTAATGAATACGTGGATGTTCACTGTgcaattgtttccatttttgcatGTGTCTTTAAATTTTCCTATTAAAGATTGGGGGAACAAAAATATTGGCTTGATTTCAAGACAAATATTAAGTGAATAATAGCACTACTGGTAGGaggaactggcaaaaaaaaaaaaaagcatgaagtTGGTGTGAAGTTTGGAAAACAGGGACTAAAGTGAAAGTACTTTGGCCAGAATCAGGAGGTTCTGGGAATGTGAGGTGTCACAAGGCAAAGAG
The window above is part of the Elephas maximus indicus isolate mEleMax1 chromosome 19, mEleMax1 primary haplotype, whole genome shotgun sequence genome. Proteins encoded here:
- the MED11 gene encoding mediator of RNA polymerase II transcription subunit 11: MIMATYSLANERLRALEDIEREIGAVLQNAGTVILELSKEKTNERLLDRQAAAFTASVQHVEAELSAQIRYLTQVATGQPHEGSSYSSRKDCQMALKRVDYARLKLSDVARTCEQMLEN
- the CXCL16 gene encoding C-X-C motif chemokine 16, whose amino-acid sequence is MCRGLELEFRVFLLLLIAGLTLPGDGNEGSVTGSCYCDRLISTPTMEQKEHFRKHLKGYTCCRLFVRFELHSRTVCGGSTKPWVLHLMSCFDSGECGRPLWESQARQKHLPPLRTQVPEPTDEAPSDLGTPALTYLPSTLQSTQQPSLPAAAPTSDRGLTYCSEATTLGVEAGENQKQLEDNVGPPGGMSAMVPVLSLLAITFILIAVLLYVLCKRRREQSRLYYPDLQFHYKPVAPDSNT